Proteins from a single region of Pangasianodon hypophthalmus isolate fPanHyp1 chromosome 7, fPanHyp1.pri, whole genome shotgun sequence:
- the LOC128318618 gene encoding uncharacterized protein LOC128318618: MVMLLWITVVLFSHNSAQMNAVDQPNSVITAASGDNVTLHCFRMEERHTEPIIWYKQAAGHEPRVMVTVHNLAQNPIFEDEFNSPRFTVENLKESCHLKITNVEPSDEAMYYCGLKKIVILFGKGTFLSVKGDGDVKVSVFQSSVLDSVPAGASVTLQCSVLSESRAAHLQVLWFRAAPSQSHPQIIYTHHNSSHQCQSGSSTHTCVYSFSKNILSLNDTGTYYCAVAVCGKIIFGNGTRVQLERSVESVVICLAVALGLCVVVIFALIFVLTYKRRNYEQRRVKLKQGSVTDKTLNQDCDNVELNYAALHFNERRAKRGKVKKQQPQDIIYSDVRGPSVT, from the exons ATGGTGATGCTGTTATGGATTACAGTGGTGCTTTTTAGTCACA ATTCTGCACAAATGAACGCTGTTGATCAGCCGAACTCAGTGATCACTGCTGCATCTGGTGATAACGTGACTCTACACTGCTTTCGAATGGAAGAACGACACACTGAACCCATCATTTGGTACAAACAAGCAGCAGGACACGAGCCTCGTGTAATGGTCACAGTTCATAACCTAGCACAGAATCCCATTTTTGAAGATGAGTTCAACTCGCCGAGGTTTACTGTTGAGAATTTAAAAGAAAGCTGCCATTTGAAAATTACTAACGTGGAACCATCAGATGAAGCCATGTATTACTGTGGATTAAAAAAGATTGTAATATTGTTTGGAAAAGGAACATTTTTATCAGTAAAAG GTGATGGAGATGTAAAAGTGTCAGTGTTCCAGAGCAGCGTGTTGGACTCGGTTCCTGCAGGAGCGTCAGTGACTCTGCAGTGCTCGGTTCTCtctgagagcagagcagcaCATCTCCAAGTGCTCTGGTTCAGAGCTGCTCCATCACAATCCCATCCtcaaatcatttacactcatcacaacagCAGCCATCAGTGTCAGAGCGgctcttctacacacacctgtgtgtacagCTTCTCCAAGAACATCCTCAGCCTCAATGATACTGGCACTTACTACTGcgctgtggctgtgtgtgggAAGATCATTTTTGGGAACGGGACACGAGTACAGTTGG agagaTCTGTGGAATCTGTAGTGATCTGCCTCGCTGTAGCTTTGGGACTGTGTGTGGTCGTGATCTTTGCTTTGATCTTTGTCCTAACCTATAAAAGAAGAAACTATGAACAACGCAGGG tgaaattaaaacaaGGTTCTGTGACAGACAAGACCCTCAATCAG GACTGTGACAATGTGGAGCTGAATTACGCTGCCTTACATTTCAATGAGAGGAGAGCCAAAAGAggaaaagtaaagaaacaaCAACCTCAAGATATTATATATTCTGATGTGCGAGGTCCTTCTGTAACTTAG
- the LOC113542686 gene encoding uncharacterized protein LOC113542686 codes for MVMLLWITVVLFSHNSAQMNAVNQPNSVITAASGDNVTLHCFQMKEGHTEAIIWYKQAVGHEPRVMVTAHKLAQNPIFEDEFNSPRFTVENLKESCHLKITNVEPSDEAMYYCGLKKFVTLFGKGTFLSVKGDEDMKVSVLQSSVLDSVPAGASVTLQCSVLSQSRAADLQVLWFRAAPSQSHPQIIYTHHNSSHQCESSSSTHTCVYSFSKNILSLSDTGTYYCAVAVCGKIIFGNGTRVQLIESVDPVVICLAVALGVCVVVISVQVILFYNRRNHEQHTKRESTVKRPEQTSTQDHDSVEMNYAALHFNEKKTKGGRKKRGRPQDTVYSEVRSLTIT; via the exons ATGGTGATGCTGTTATGGATTACAGTGGTGCTTTTTAGTCACA ATTCTGCACAAATGAACGCTGTCAATCAGCCGAACTCAGTGATCACTGCTGCGTCTGGTGATAACGTCACTCTACACTGCTTTCAAATGAAAGAAGGACACACTGAAGCCATCATTTGGTACAAACAAGCAGTAGGACACGAGCCTCGTGTAATGGTCACAGCTCATAAACTAGCACAGAATCCCATTTTTGAAGATGAGTTCAACTCGCCGAGGTTTACTGTTGAGAATTTAAAAGAAAGCTGCCATTTGAAAATTACTAACGTGGAACCATCAGATGAAGCCATGTATTACTGTGGATTAAAAAAGTTTGTAACATTGTTTGGAAAAGGAACATTTTTATCAGTAAAAG GTGATGAAGATATGAAAGTCTCAGTGTTGCAGAGCAGCGTGTTGGACTCGGTTCCTGCAGGAGCGTCAGTGACTCTGCAGTGCTCGGTTCTCTctcagagcagagcagcagatcTCCAAGTGCTCTGGTTCAGAGCTGCTCCATCACAATCCCATCCtcaaatcatttacactcatcacaacagcagccatcagtgtgagagcagctcttctacacacacctgtgtgtacagCTTCTCCAAGAACATCCTCAGCCTCAGTGATACTGGCACTTACTACTGCGCTGTGGCCGTGTGTGGGAAGATCATTTTTGGGAACGGGACACGAGTACAATTAA TAGAATCTGTGGATCCTGTAGTGATCTGCCTCGCGGTAGCTTTGGGAGTGTGTGTCGTTGTGATCTCTGTTCaagttattttattctataaCAGGAGAAACCATGAACAACACACAA agagagaaagcactGTGAAAAGGCCTGAACAAACAAGCACTCAG GACCATGACTCTGTAGAGATGAATTACGCTGccttacattttaatgaaaagaaaaccaaaggagggagaaaaaagagaggacgGCCTCAAGACACTGTGTACTCTGAAGTCAGATCTCTCACCATTACTTAG